From the Streptomyces nigrescens genome, one window contains:
- a CDS encoding dioxygenase gives MALGASVAASAGPAAEAAEPSRSSPARRATLPLAVTPACSGQETPAAIEGPLFKPHSPARGDLITPAIRGVRLDLRGVVYDTACKPLPDTLIEFWQCDQNGDYDTSGFSLRGHQYTDSRGAYLLRTIIPRDYWGRWGQRAPHIHTQLQISGGPVLVTQLYFPDNTRAYGRDFAALNAADRLLNRACTIGLTGPAAGLYTGTFDFVITTTV, from the coding sequence GTGGCCCTCGGGGCGAGCGTGGCCGCCTCGGCCGGCCCGGCGGCCGAGGCAGCGGAGCCGAGCCGGTCATCGCCGGCCCGCCGCGCGACCCTCCCGCTCGCCGTCACCCCGGCCTGCTCGGGGCAGGAAACCCCGGCAGCCATCGAGGGCCCACTGTTCAAGCCCCACTCCCCCGCTCGGGGTGATCTGATCACGCCGGCCATTCGCGGGGTACGGCTCGACCTCCGCGGAGTCGTGTACGACACCGCCTGCAAGCCGCTGCCCGACACGCTCATCGAGTTCTGGCAGTGCGATCAGAACGGCGACTACGACACTTCGGGCTTCTCGCTCCGCGGTCACCAGTACACGGACAGCAGAGGCGCCTACCTGCTCCGGACCATCATCCCCCGTGACTACTGGGGCCGTTGGGGCCAACGGGCACCGCATATCCACACCCAGCTGCAGATCTCCGGTGGACCCGTACTCGTCACCCAGCTGTATTTCCCCGACAACACCCGGGCGTACGGCCGGGACTTCGCGGCCCTCAACGCCGCCGACCGGCTGCTCAACCGCGCCTGCACCATCGGGCTCACCGGCCCGGCGGCCGGCCTCTACACCGGCACCTTCGACTTCGTCATCACCACCACGGTCTAG